A genomic stretch from Defluviitalea raffinosedens includes:
- the deoC gene encoding deoxyribose-phosphate aldolase — MTIQEMLQHVDHTLLKAVAAWEDIQKLCEEAIEYQTASVCIPPCYVKRVHDTYGEKINICTVVGFPLGYSVKEAKMAEVQKALEDGASEIDMVINISDVKNKNYEAIKDEIAALKKLVGDKILKVIIETCYLTEEEKIAMCKIVSEAGADYIKTSTGFGTGGATIEDINLFKAHIAPGVKMKAAGGVRSLKDLEMFLNAGCERIGTSSAVQFIKGEKPKNY; from the coding sequence ATGACAATACAAGAAATGCTGCAGCATGTGGACCATACACTGCTGAAAGCTGTTGCTGCATGGGAAGATATTCAAAAGCTCTGTGAAGAAGCGATAGAATATCAAACAGCGTCCGTATGTATTCCACCATGTTATGTAAAAAGAGTCCATGATACCTATGGAGAAAAAATCAATATTTGTACTGTAGTAGGCTTTCCATTGGGCTATAGTGTGAAAGAAGCAAAGATGGCTGAAGTTCAGAAAGCATTGGAAGATGGCGCCAGTGAAATTGATATGGTTATCAATATCAGCGATGTAAAAAATAAAAACTACGAAGCAATTAAAGATGAAATAGCTGCACTTAAAAAGCTTGTGGGAGACAAAATTTTAAAAGTGATTATTGAAACATGTTATCTTACAGAAGAAGAAAAAATCGCTATGTGTAAAATCGTTTCCGAAGCAGGAGCAGACTATATTAAGACCTCTACAGGCTTTGGAACAGGTGGTGCAACCATAGAAGATATTAATCTGTTTAAAGCCCATATTGCTCCCGGTGTCAAGATGAAAGCTGCCGGTGGCGTAAGAAGTCTTAAGGATTTAGAGATGTTTTTAAATGCAGGGTGTGAGCGAATAGGCACAAGCTCTGCAGTTCAATTCATAAAAGGTGAAAAACCAAAAAATTATTAG
- a CDS encoding purine-nucleoside phosphorylase, with product MNRRYNKLLRCYKCYKEKIQFQPKVALVLGSGLGDYGDSIQVEAVLDYHDIEEFPVSTVPGHKGRFIFGYVNQVPVVIMQGRVHYYEGYSMDDVVLPIRLMKLMGAEVLFLTNAAGGTNYDFKPGDFMLIKDQIASFVESPLKGANINELGVRFPDMSEIYDKNLRNIIKDVAASLNISLKEGVYLQLSGPNYESPAEIRMCRTLGADAVGMSTACEAIAAKHMGMKICGISCISNLAAGMSEQPLSHEEVQETADKVAPLFKELITKSITEIGKTLKD from the coding sequence ATGAACAGAAGATACAACAAACTTTTAAGATGTTACAAATGCTACAAAGAAAAAATTCAATTTCAGCCTAAAGTAGCCTTGGTATTGGGCTCTGGTTTAGGAGATTATGGGGATTCCATACAGGTGGAAGCTGTGCTTGACTATCATGATATTGAAGAATTTCCCGTATCTACAGTTCCGGGGCATAAAGGAAGATTTATTTTTGGATATGTGAATCAGGTTCCGGTAGTGATTATGCAGGGCAGAGTTCACTATTACGAGGGATACTCTATGGATGATGTGGTCCTTCCCATAAGATTGATGAAGCTTATGGGAGCAGAAGTATTATTTCTGACCAATGCTGCCGGAGGAACAAATTATGATTTTAAGCCGGGAGATTTCATGCTCATTAAGGATCAGATTGCGAGTTTTGTTGAATCCCCATTAAAAGGAGCAAATATTAACGAATTAGGGGTTCGCTTCCCCGATATGAGTGAAATCTATGATAAGAACTTAAGAAATATCATTAAAGATGTGGCAGCTTCCTTGAATATTTCCTTGAAGGAAGGGGTTTATCTCCAGCTTTCAGGTCCTAACTATGAAAGTCCCGCAGAAATAAGGATGTGCAGAACCTTAGGGGCAGATGCGGTAGGGATGAGTACAGCCTGTGAAGCGATTGCAGCAAAGCATATGGGAATGAAAATATGCGGAATTTCTTGTATTTCGAATTTGGCTGCCGGAATGAGTGAGCAACCTTTAAGCCATGAAGAAGTACAGGAAACTGCCGATAAGGTAGCTCCATTATTTAAAGAATTAATCACAAAATCCATTACCGAAATAGGGAAGACATTAAAAGATTAA
- a CDS encoding pyrimidine-nucleoside phosphorylase: MRMYDLIMKKRNGEALTEAEIRYLIEEYVAGNIPDYQMSAFLMAVYFKGMTEEEIFIMTDAVARSGDTVDLSGIEGIKVDKHSTGGVGDKTTLIIAPIVASYGVKVAKMSGRGLGHTGGTIDKMESIPGIKLSLTQEEFFDVVNKAGLSVIGQSGNLTPADKKLYALRDVTATVDSIPLIAVSIMSKKLAAGSDCILLDVKTGSGAFMKSLEDSIALAECMVKIGENSGRRTAALITDMDIPLGNNIGNALEVIEAVETLKGHGPEDLTEICIRLAGNMLYLAGKGELPECIQMARDAIANGKALEKLISMVEAQGGDASVIKDTDKFEKAKWSYEVKAPKSGYITRINSEDCGIASMLLGAGRETKDSAIDYSAGIILRNKVGKYVEKGEVLATLYANNQELFKASEDKLIEAFTIEDTTPTERPLILARIEKDKIVKYV; the protein is encoded by the coding sequence ATGAGAATGTATGACCTTATTATGAAAAAAAGAAATGGTGAAGCTTTAACGGAAGCAGAAATCAGATACCTGATTGAAGAATACGTTGCAGGGAATATTCCTGATTATCAAATGTCGGCATTTTTAATGGCCGTATACTTTAAAGGAATGACTGAGGAAGAAATTTTTATCATGACAGATGCAGTGGCCCGTTCCGGAGATACGGTAGATCTTTCAGGTATCGAGGGCATTAAGGTAGATAAACATTCAACAGGGGGCGTAGGAGACAAAACCACTTTAATCATTGCGCCTATCGTAGCTTCCTATGGCGTAAAGGTAGCAAAAATGTCCGGAAGAGGTTTAGGGCATACAGGAGGGACCATTGATAAGATGGAATCAATTCCCGGTATCAAGTTGTCCCTGACCCAGGAAGAATTCTTTGATGTGGTCAATAAAGCAGGGTTAAGTGTCATCGGACAATCGGGGAATTTAACCCCGGCAGATAAAAAGCTGTATGCTTTAAGGGACGTAACTGCTACGGTAGACAGTATTCCTCTTATTGCAGTTTCTATTATGAGTAAGAAATTAGCTGCAGGCAGTGATTGTATCCTTCTGGATGTTAAAACCGGAAGCGGAGCCTTTATGAAGAGTCTTGAAGACTCAATTGCCCTGGCAGAATGCATGGTAAAAATCGGAGAAAACTCAGGAAGAAGAACCGCTGCTTTAATTACGGATATGGACATCCCTCTTGGCAATAATATTGGAAATGCACTAGAAGTGATTGAAGCGGTTGAAACTTTAAAAGGGCATGGTCCGGAAGACCTGACAGAAATTTGTATTCGTCTGGCAGGGAATATGCTGTATCTGGCAGGAAAAGGAGAACTTCCGGAATGCATACAAATGGCAAGAGACGCTATTGCAAACGGAAAAGCCCTGGAAAAACTTATCAGCATGGTAGAAGCTCAGGGCGGAGATGCTTCCGTAATAAAAGATACGGATAAGTTTGAAAAAGCTAAGTGGTCTTATGAAGTGAAAGCGCCAAAATCAGGATATATTACCCGTATCAATTCAGAAGACTGTGGTATAGCATCGATGCTTTTAGGTGCCGGCAGAGAAACCAAAGACAGCGCGATTGATTATTCAGCAGGCATTATACTTAGGAACAAAGTAGGGAAATATGTAGAAAAAGGAGAAGTTCTAGCTACTTTATATGCGAATAATCAAGAATTATTTAAGGCATCAGAAGACAAACTAATAGAAGCATTTACTATTGAAGATACTACACCTACGGAAAGACCTTTAATCCTTGCAAGGATTGAAAAAGATAAAATAGTGAAATATGTATAA
- a CDS encoding ABC transporter permease, whose amino-acid sequence MSILYFIVQQTMFFAIPLLIVALGGMFSERSGVVNIALEGIMVMGAFISIFFINIFQNTLSGQGLLLLAILIAGVSGGIFSLLHAFASINLKADQTISGTALNMFAPAVAIFMARMIQGVQQIQFTDTFHIAKVPVLGDIPLIGPMFFQNCYITTYIGVAIYILSNILINNTKFGLRLRACGEHPQAADSVGINVYKIRYAGVIISGVLAGIGGLIFVIPTSTNFNGSVAGYGFLALAVLIFGQWRTRGVLGAAFFFGIMKTLASTYSGIPVLKDLPISNEVYKMIPYMATLIVLACVSKNSQAPKAAGIPYDKGSR is encoded by the coding sequence ATGAGTATCTTATATTTCATTGTTCAGCAGACGATGTTTTTTGCGATTCCTCTTTTAATCGTTGCATTAGGCGGTATGTTCTCTGAGCGAAGCGGTGTCGTTAACATTGCTTTAGAAGGCATTATGGTAATGGGCGCTTTTATCAGTATCTTTTTTATCAATATTTTTCAAAATACTTTAAGCGGTCAGGGACTTTTACTATTGGCAATTCTTATTGCCGGTGTCAGCGGAGGGATTTTTTCACTGCTTCATGCCTTTGCATCTATTAATCTTAAGGCAGACCAGACCATCAGCGGAACAGCATTAAACATGTTTGCTCCGGCAGTGGCAATTTTTATGGCAAGAATGATTCAAGGGGTTCAACAAATACAGTTTACAGATACTTTCCATATTGCCAAGGTTCCTGTTTTGGGAGATATACCCCTTATCGGTCCTATGTTCTTTCAGAACTGCTATATTACAACATATATCGGTGTGGCAATATATATCCTTTCAAACATCCTGATTAATAATACAAAATTCGGATTAAGACTAAGAGCCTGCGGAGAGCATCCTCAGGCAGCCGATTCCGTAGGAATCAACGTTTATAAAATCCGATATGCGGGTGTAATTATTTCGGGGGTGTTAGCCGGTATAGGAGGACTGATATTTGTTATCCCAACTTCAACTAACTTTAACGGCAGCGTTGCCGGATATGGATTCCTGGCATTGGCAGTTTTAATCTTTGGACAGTGGAGAACGAGAGGGGTTTTAGGAGCAGCCTTTTTCTTCGGGATTATGAAGACATTAGCCAGCACCTATTCAGGTATTCCAGTCCTCAAAGACTTGCCGATTTCCAATGAAGTTTATAAGATGATTCCTTATATGGCTACGCTTATTGTTCTCGCTTGTGTTTCTAAAAATTCTCAGGCGCCAAAAGCGGCAGGAATTCCATACGACAAAGGCAGCAGATAA
- a CDS encoding ABC transporter permease, with the protein MPANKKQKGENKALLNFSSSVLAIIAGLLFGLLILLFSNPSQAFPGFLMILQGSFADGAFGIGQMFYVATPIIMTGLSVGFAFKTGLFNIGASGQFTMGAFVAVYIGVKWTWLPDQIHWVVAIIGAAAAGALWGLVPGLLKAIANVNEVISSIMMNYIGMYLVNILVVKNVYDQVKNQSKPVAQSANLPRAGLDQFLGPNMTIGIFIAILFVVLIYILIEKTVFGYELKACGYNPFASKYAGINSKRNIVLSMVIAGALSGIGGSLLYLAGSGKYIQVLDVIAPEGFNGIFVALLGLSNPIGILFAGLFIAHITVGGYNLQLYNFVPEVIDIIISAIVYFGAFALLFKTIIRTLMTNSKKEGEQI; encoded by the coding sequence GTGCCAGCTAATAAAAAACAAAAAGGGGAAAATAAAGCGCTTCTTAATTTTTCTTCATCCGTATTAGCAATTATAGCAGGTCTGTTATTTGGTCTTCTGATACTTTTATTCAGTAATCCATCCCAGGCGTTTCCGGGATTTCTGATGATTTTACAGGGAAGTTTTGCGGATGGAGCCTTTGGAATCGGTCAAATGTTCTACGTAGCGACTCCTATTATTATGACCGGTTTATCCGTAGGGTTTGCTTTTAAAACTGGATTATTTAACATTGGTGCTTCAGGACAATTTACCATGGGTGCCTTTGTAGCGGTTTATATCGGAGTAAAGTGGACCTGGTTGCCAGATCAGATTCACTGGGTTGTTGCCATTATAGGCGCTGCGGCTGCAGGAGCATTATGGGGACTTGTTCCGGGACTTTTAAAAGCCATAGCCAATGTGAATGAAGTTATTTCATCCATTATGATGAATTATATTGGAATGTATCTTGTCAATATTTTAGTGGTTAAAAATGTTTATGACCAGGTAAAGAACCAATCCAAGCCCGTTGCACAGAGTGCCAATTTACCAAGAGCAGGTTTGGATCAATTCCTGGGGCCTAATATGACCATCGGAATTTTTATAGCGATTCTTTTTGTAGTCCTTATCTATATTTTAATTGAAAAAACTGTTTTCGGATACGAATTAAAAGCCTGCGGATACAATCCATTTGCCAGCAAATATGCAGGGATTAATTCTAAAAGAAATATTGTTTTATCCATGGTCATTGCCGGGGCTTTATCCGGAATAGGAGGCTCACTGCTTTATCTTGCAGGTTCAGGAAAATATATTCAGGTATTAGACGTTATAGCGCCGGAAGGCTTTAACGGTATATTTGTGGCATTGCTTGGATTATCCAATCCAATCGGCATTTTATTTGCAGGACTGTTTATCGCCCATATCACCGTTGGCGGATACAATCTTCAGCTTTACAACTTCGTACCGGAAGTTATTGATATTATCATTTCGGCAATTGTTTACTTTGGAGCCTTTGCGTTATTATTCAAAACCATTATCCGTACACTTATGACAAACAGCAAGAAGGAGGGTGAGCAAATATGA
- a CDS encoding ABC transporter ATP-binding protein produces the protein MENVIEMNHITKVFGNFKANDDITLHVRKGEIHALLGENGAGKSTLMSVLFGLYQPEKGEIRINGKPVKINNPNDANNLGIGMVHQHFKLVHNFTVLESIVLGRETTNKGFLKMDAAREKILELSERYKFKIDPDAYISDITVGMQQRVEILKMLYCDNDILIFDEPTAVLTPQEIDELLKVMKQLVSEGKSIIFISHKLNEIKAVADRCSVLRKGKYIGTVDVATTSKEELSEMMVGRKVNLSVDKKAMNPGEPVLEVQDLCIKSKHTHKHIVKNVSLQVRAGEIVCIAGIDGNGQSELVYGITGLMPIDGGKIKLKGKDVTNETIRNKCLDGLAHIPEDRQKYGLVLDYTLKENLVLQSYFEPKFQKKGFLKFGEISQYAKYLIEKFDIRCGQGEDSIVRGMSGGNQQKAIIARELDRDPNFIIAVQPVRGLDVGAIEYVHKQLVEQRDKGKGVLLVSFELDEVMTLSDRILVMYEGEIVADVRPEEVTVQELGLYMAGTKRGVSSAS, from the coding sequence GTGGAAAATGTAATAGAGATGAATCATATTACGAAAGTCTTTGGTAACTTTAAAGCAAATGATGACATCACCCTGCACGTACGAAAAGGAGAAATTCATGCCCTGTTAGGAGAAAACGGAGCAGGGAAATCCACTTTAATGAGTGTTTTGTTCGGACTTTATCAGCCGGAAAAAGGAGAAATTAGAATCAATGGGAAACCGGTAAAAATCAATAACCCCAATGATGCGAACAATTTAGGTATCGGTATGGTGCACCAGCACTTTAAACTGGTTCATAATTTTACTGTATTAGAAAGCATTGTATTAGGAAGAGAAACCACCAACAAAGGTTTTCTTAAAATGGATGCTGCAAGGGAAAAAATCCTAGAATTAAGTGAAAGATATAAATTTAAAATCGATCCGGATGCTTATATCTCGGATATTACCGTTGGTATGCAGCAGAGAGTAGAAATTTTAAAAATGCTCTACTGCGACAACGATATCCTTATCTTTGATGAGCCTACAGCAGTTTTAACACCTCAGGAAATCGATGAACTTCTAAAAGTCATGAAACAACTGGTTTCTGAAGGCAAATCCATTATATTCATAAGCCATAAATTAAATGAAATCAAAGCTGTAGCGGACCGATGCAGTGTTCTCCGCAAAGGCAAATACATCGGTACAGTGGATGTTGCAACCACTTCCAAAGAAGAACTGTCGGAAATGATGGTTGGAAGAAAAGTAAACCTCTCTGTAGATAAGAAAGCAATGAATCCGGGAGAACCGGTATTGGAAGTTCAGGATTTATGCATCAAATCAAAGCACACCCACAAACATATTGTAAAGAATGTTTCCCTTCAGGTGAGAGCAGGAGAAATTGTCTGCATAGCCGGTATTGATGGCAACGGTCAGTCAGAATTGGTATACGGCATTACCGGGTTGATGCCCATCGATGGAGGCAAGATAAAACTAAAAGGAAAAGACGTCACAAACGAAACCATTCGCAATAAATGCCTTGACGGACTGGCACATATTCCGGAAGACAGACAAAAATATGGCTTGGTATTAGATTATACCCTGAAAGAAAATCTGGTGCTTCAATCTTATTTTGAGCCGAAGTTCCAGAAGAAAGGGTTTTTAAAATTTGGAGAAATCAGTCAGTATGCTAAATATCTTATAGAAAAATTTGATATCCGCTGTGGCCAGGGAGAAGATTCAATTGTCCGTGGTATGTCCGGAGGAAATCAGCAAAAAGCGATTATTGCCCGGGAGTTGGATAGAGACCCTAATTTTATTATTGCGGTTCAACCGGTAAGAGGCCTTGATGTAGGGGCCATTGAATATGTGCATAAGCAATTGGTTGAACAAAGAGATAAAGGCAAAGGAGTTCTTTTAGTATCCTTTGAATTAGATGAAGTAATGACTTTAAGCGATAGAATTTTAGTTATGTATGAAGGAGAAATTGTTGCTGATGTAAGACCGGAGGAAGTGACAGTTCAGGAACTTGGTCTTTATATGGCAGGTACGAAAAGAGGTGTATCCAGTGCCAGCTAA
- a CDS encoding cytidine deaminase gives MADYRELIEKAFQAREKSYSPYSKFKVGAALLGSNGKIYLGCNIENASYTPTNCAERTAFFKAVSEGQMDFEAIAIVGGPAAVKKGEGDYCAPCGVCRQVMAEFCDPKRFKVILAKSETEYKEYLLEELLPLSFTKADLQS, from the coding sequence ATGGCAGATTACAGGGAACTTATCGAAAAAGCATTTCAGGCAAGGGAAAAATCCTATTCTCCCTATTCCAAATTTAAAGTGGGTGCTGCTTTGCTGGGGAGTAACGGGAAAATTTATTTAGGATGCAATATTGAAAATGCCTCTTATACCCCAACAAATTGTGCGGAAAGAACTGCTTTTTTTAAGGCTGTTTCAGAAGGGCAAATGGATTTTGAAGCCATTGCCATCGTAGGAGGACCCGCTGCAGTTAAAAAAGGTGAAGGGGATTACTGCGCACCCTGTGGCGTATGCAGACAGGTCATGGCTGAGTTTTGCGATCCAAAGCGCTTTAAAGTAATTTTAGCAAAAAGCGAAACAGAGTATAAGGAATATTTGTTGGAAGAATTGTTGCCGTTAAGTTTTACAAAAGCCGATTTGCAATCATGA
- a CDS encoding phosphopentomutase, with amino-acid sequence MKAKRVFLIVLDSFGIGELPDAALFGDEGSNTLGSIVKSSQYHTPNMKKLGLFNIDGVSCGDKEVYTLGSYGRMAEKSMGKDTTIGHWEIAGLISEKPFPTYPNGFPEKILNEFRKRTGRNVLCNKPYSGTDVIRDYGQQHVETGDLIVYTSADSVFQIAAHEDIVPLEDLYKYCTIAREILQGEHGVGRVIARPFVGEYPNFKRTAHRHDYSLIPPKKTMLDYLEQSGLETIGVGKIYDIFAGKGIQKTVSIVSNTDGMNKTLQIMDEEFNGLCFVNLVDFDMIYGHRNDIDGYAKAATEFDKQLGLFIDKMKDDDILIITADHGCDPGTPSTDHSREYTPMLVYGKKIKENTSIGTRDTFADIGATILDIFDIQGDIGGTSFLKEILK; translated from the coding sequence ATGAAAGCGAAAAGAGTTTTCTTAATTGTATTAGATAGTTTTGGCATTGGAGAATTACCGGATGCCGCTTTATTTGGAGATGAAGGAAGCAATACCTTAGGGTCTATTGTAAAATCCAGTCAATACCATACACCCAATATGAAAAAACTTGGTTTATTTAATATTGACGGTGTATCCTGCGGAGATAAAGAAGTCTATACACTAGGTTCTTACGGAAGAATGGCTGAAAAGTCCATGGGTAAAGATACCACCATAGGCCATTGGGAAATAGCCGGATTAATCTCAGAAAAACCCTTCCCTACCTATCCTAACGGATTTCCTGAAAAAATACTAAATGAATTCAGAAAAAGAACCGGAAGAAATGTTTTATGCAATAAGCCATACTCCGGAACGGATGTTATTCGTGATTATGGACAACAGCATGTAGAAACAGGGGATTTAATTGTTTATACCTCTGCTGACAGCGTTTTTCAGATTGCAGCCCATGAGGACATCGTTCCTTTAGAGGATTTATACAAATACTGTACTATTGCAAGAGAAATCTTACAGGGAGAGCATGGCGTAGGAAGAGTCATTGCAAGACCTTTTGTGGGGGAATATCCAAACTTTAAAAGAACAGCCCATCGCCACGACTATTCTTTGATTCCACCAAAGAAGACAATGTTAGATTACTTAGAACAATCTGGACTTGAAACCATAGGCGTTGGGAAAATATACGATATTTTTGCCGGAAAGGGCATACAGAAAACCGTTTCGATTGTCAGCAATACAGATGGAATGAACAAAACTCTGCAGATTATGGATGAAGAGTTTAATGGTTTATGTTTTGTTAACCTGGTGGATTTTGACATGATTTATGGTCATAGAAACGATATCGACGGATATGCTAAGGCGGCTACAGAGTTTGATAAGCAATTAGGGTTATTCATAGACAAAATGAAAGACGATGATATTTTAATCATTACAGCCGATCACGGCTGCGACCCGGGAACGCCCAGTACGGATCATTCCAGAGAATATACTCCAATGCTTGTCTATGGAAAGAAAATTAAAGAAAACACATCCATTGGAACAAGAGATACTTTTGCCGATATCGGAGCAACCATTCTTGATATCTTTGATATCCAGGGAGACATCGGCGGTACAAGCTTTTTAAAGGAGATATTAAAGTAA
- a CDS encoding EAL domain-containing protein: MLENEKIYDYKKIAIKICLIYLFIGVLWILMSDIVVVAVVKDIELMTSVNMIKGWGYVLTSGILIYCFTYLTLKKVSEKRYRFITEAANDAIWEEKNNQRVFSARWYEITGYTQEDMEALDGWEVLIHPEDKDIIQKVISEHKKNKTPFYQCEYRIKTKDGKYKWIQERGKVSFDEKGATYYLVGSHTDITEVKAYEQKLQHLAYHDQLTGLKNRNAFTHTLSDLMDQEHPKKIGLLYVDIDNFKYINDSMGHTLGDFLLKEIGQRLTKFQNEHTSIYRLGGDEYIILLENFEEISDVEKLAVNVLRDLDKPLEINRSSMVITASIGISIFPEHGKTIDELLKNADIAVFRAKEAGKNKIIIFNQPMNEAMTERTRIAKHLRTALEKNEFELYYQPQLDISTNRISGFEALLRWKNPELGYVPPNKFISVAEDTRLIIPIGEWVLRNSCMFLKHLHDRGYTDLTMSVNISMLQLLQDDFVDMVTEILELVKIDPQYIELEITESILMESYETIAKKLKLLKAIGVKIALDDFGKGYSSLHYLKHLPISTLKIDKTFIDNICLDKRNKSLIHLMVKIGRIMDLCVVAEGVETEEQMEYLRKQKCNKIQGYLFSKPLPYNEILKKLEINQ, encoded by the coding sequence ATGCTGGAGAATGAAAAAATATATGACTATAAAAAAATAGCCATTAAGATATGCTTAATATATCTATTTATAGGAGTTTTGTGGATTTTAATGTCGGATATAGTCGTTGTTGCTGTTGTCAAAGACATAGAATTAATGACCTCTGTCAACATGATCAAAGGATGGGGGTATGTTCTTACCAGTGGAATTCTCATTTACTGCTTTACCTATTTGACCTTAAAAAAAGTGAGTGAAAAAAGATATAGGTTCATTACAGAGGCTGCCAATGACGCGATATGGGAGGAAAAAAATAATCAAAGAGTATTTTCAGCCCGTTGGTATGAGATTACTGGTTATACTCAGGAAGATATGGAGGCTTTAGACGGTTGGGAAGTTCTCATTCATCCTGAAGATAAAGATATTATCCAGAAAGTAATCTCAGAGCATAAAAAAAATAAAACGCCTTTTTATCAATGCGAATATAGAATTAAAACTAAAGACGGGAAGTATAAATGGATACAGGAAAGAGGAAAAGTTTCCTTTGATGAAAAAGGAGCCACTTATTATTTAGTGGGATCCCATACAGATATTACAGAAGTAAAAGCATATGAACAGAAATTACAGCATCTTGCTTATCATGATCAATTAACAGGTTTAAAGAATAGAAATGCCTTTACCCATACGTTGAGTGACCTTATGGATCAGGAGCACCCTAAAAAAATAGGATTACTTTATGTAGATATTGATAATTTCAAATATATCAATGACTCCATGGGGCATACTTTAGGAGATTTCTTACTGAAAGAAATAGGCCAAAGGCTGACAAAATTTCAGAATGAGCATACCAGTATTTATAGATTAGGTGGAGATGAATATATCATCTTACTGGAAAACTTTGAAGAAATAAGTGATGTTGAGAAATTAGCAGTCAATGTATTAAGGGATTTGGATAAACCTTTGGAAATTAACAGAAGTTCCATGGTCATAACGGCCAGTATAGGAATATCCATATTCCCGGAACATGGAAAAACCATTGATGAGCTCCTAAAAAATGCCGATATTGCTGTGTTTAGAGCAAAAGAAGCAGGTAAAAATAAAATTATTATTTTTAATCAGCCGATGAATGAAGCCATGACCGAACGTACTCGGATAGCAAAGCATCTTAGAACCGCTTTAGAAAAGAATGAATTTGAATTATATTATCAGCCTCAGTTAGATATCAGTACAAACCGGATTTCGGGTTTTGAAGCTCTTTTAAGATGGAAGAACCCTGAACTTGGGTATGTTCCCCCGAACAAATTTATCAGCGTTGCAGAAGATACCCGTTTAATCATACCCATTGGAGAATGGGTATTAAGAAACAGCTGTATGTTTTTAAAGCATCTTCACGATAGAGGGTATACGGATTTGACCATGTCTGTTAATATTTCTATGCTGCAGTTATTACAAGACGATTTTGTAGATATGGTGACAGAGATTCTGGAATTGGTAAAAATTGATCCTCAATATATAGAGTTAGAGATTACAGAATCTATTCTTATGGAATCTTATGAAACCATAGCAAAAAAATTAAAACTTCTAAAGGCGATAGGTGTAAAGATTGCATTAGATGACTTTGGTAAAGGCTATTCTTCCTTGCATTATTTAAAACATCTTCCTATATCTACATTAAAAATTGATAAAACTTTTATTGATAATATCTGTTTAGACAAAAGAAATAAGTCTTTAATCCATTTGATGGTGAAAATAGGAAGAATCATGGATTTGTGTGTTGTAGCTGAAGGCGTTGAAACAGAAGAACAAATGGAATATTTGAGAAAACAAAAATGCAATAAAATACAAGGTTATCTATTTTCAAAACCATTACCATACAATGAAATCCTCAAAAAATTGGAAATCAATCAATAA
- a CDS encoding aspartyl-phosphate phosphatase Spo0E family protein, whose translation MCNKLKELQESLNEMIASEEYTYEEILNISQKLDFLVVNYLKEQNCEKKEL comes from the coding sequence GTGTGTAACAAATTAAAAGAGCTACAGGAATCTTTAAACGAAATGATTGCATCAGAAGAGTATACTTATGAAGAAATCTTAAATATCAGTCAGAAGTTAGATTTTTTAGTGGTTAACTATTTAAAAGAGCAAAATTGTGAGAAGAAGGAATTGTAG